The following coding sequences are from one Rutidosis leptorrhynchoides isolate AG116_Rl617_1_P2 chromosome 11, CSIRO_AGI_Rlap_v1, whole genome shotgun sequence window:
- the LOC139877921 gene encoding uncharacterized protein — translation MDYNLVALKLLCIQLKSARRTHDSSQSSLSLGPILFQRAWLQGVITSLPSSTTAGDGRFLIDDGTGVVELASSGQNLNRHWNLGAYVMIVGGCVIRDDNFPLIKVHKIVDLSAFPHREAMWYLEVLEAYKLFYQPAIEA, via the exons ATGGACTACAACCTAGTCGCCTTAAAGTTACTATGCATTCAATTAAAATCGGCGCGTCGCACTCACGACTCCTCTCAATCCTCCCTTTCTCTCGGTCCGATCCTCTTCCAGCGCGCGTGGTTACAG GGCGTAATAACCTCGCTACCGTCGTCTACCACCGCCGGCGACGGACGGTTTCTCATTGATGACGGAACCGGCGTCGTTGAACTCGCATCGTCTGGCCAAAACCTAAATCGTCACTGGAATTTAG GTGCATATGTAATGATCGTTGGAGGTTGTGTTATTCGTGATGATAATTTTCCTTTAATTAAG GTTCACAAAATTGTCGATCTCTCTGCATTTCCCCATCGAGAGGCGATGTGGTATCTGGAAGTCTTGGAGGCGTACAAACTCTTCTATCAGCCCGCAATTGAAGCTTGA
- the LOC139875831 gene encoding uncharacterized protein — protein MNLSRLYVNAKWTFCASKRLDGKVEGRLGSMTTSCGSRDRKLLGMGLESLLAHPITSMLWMWEVTYTIICAYAPHAGRGDAKKRHFWESLDEVVRMCPSDHRLLIGGDLNGHIGTDKEGYTGVYGGFGYGVRNEEGLSILEFVVAHDLAVVNSFFKKRDAQLATFHSGGHSTQIDYLLIRKGDLKTCGDCKVLTALTCSSQHRLLVMDLVLQRRATKSVRQVQPKILWKKLNGEKAETFKTSVVGRVDAELEMVSNDDADQMWKYLASTIREVAKEALGVVVGTSRGNRAVRESWWFSDEVQRKVALKQLRFRELITCGEGTPSDRIRAEERYKEAKREAKKALAQTKDMAYEVLYKKLDSKEGANDIYRIAKARE, from the exons ATGAACTTGTCGAGACTTTACGTGAATGCAAAGTGGACATTTTGTGCGTCCAAGAGACTAGATGGAAAGGTCGAGGGGCGGCTAGGATCAATGACTACAAGTTGTGGTTCTCGCGATCGAAAGTTGCTAGGAATGGGGTTGGAATCATTATTGGCCCATCCTATAACGAGTATGTTGTGGATGTGG GAGGTGACATACACGATCATTTGCGCTTATGCACCTCATGCGGGCCGTGGAGATGCTAAAAAGAGACACTTCTGGGAATCGCTAGACGAGGTTGTAAGGATGTGCCCTTCGGACCATCGATTACTAATTGGTGGAGATCTCAATGGCCATATAGGAACTGATAAAGAGGGATATACGGGAGTCTACGGGGGTTTTGGGTACGGAGTTAGAAATGAGGAAGGACTCTCTATTCTTGAATTTGTTGTTGCCCACGATTTGGCAGTTGTGAATTCGTTTTTCAAGAAGCGGGATGCTCAGTTAGCAACTTTTCATAGCGGGGGTCATAGTACCCAGATTGACTATCTGTTAATTCGCAAAGGGGATCTTAAGACTTGTGGAGACTGTAAGGTCCTGACTGCCTTGACATGCTCCTCCCAGCACAGACTGTTGGTCATGGATTTGGTTCTCCAGAGACGGGCCACCAAGAGTGTGAGACAAGTCCAACCTAAGATCTTGTGGAAGAAGTTGAACGGAGAGAAGGCAGAGACCTTTAAAACATCGGTTGTAGGTAGAGTTGATGCAGAATTGGAAATGGTATCCAATGATGACGCAGATCAGATGTGGAAGTATCTGGCATCCACCATTAGAGAGGTAGCCAAGGAAGCCTTAGGTGTGGTTGTAGGTACATCTAGAGGCAATAGGGCTGTTAGAGAATCATGGTGGTTCAGCGACGAGGTTCAAAGAAAAGTTGCGCTTAAGCAActaaggtttagggagctcatcACTTGTGGGGAGGGGACTCCGTCGGATAGAATTAGGGCGGAAGAGAGATATAAAGAAGccaaaagagaagctaagaaggctCTAGCCCAAACAAAAGATATGGCATATGAAGTTCTGTATAAGAAACTTGACTCTAAAGAGGGAGCTAATGATATTTAcaggatagccaaagctagggaATGA